In a single window of the Nilaparvata lugens isolate BPH chromosome 1, ASM1435652v1, whole genome shotgun sequence genome:
- the LOC120355039 gene encoding uncharacterized protein LOC120355039, whose translation MLPNAISELKGYFSYYIEIQQQIGPERIPIVGAEVILKTGLLGIEPNRPIFVQELMSPYFYSLFKRAKDLQSRGVLKYVWFRNNELLIKKSNSNKAIQIRYVEDIGALVGDNPQYSRDDLKCWRIV comes from the exons ATGCTACCGAATGCCATCTCGGAACTCAAAGGTTATTTctcctattatattgaaattcaacagCAAATCGGACCAGAGAGGATTCCTATTGTCGGCGCGGAAGTCATTCTGAAGACTGGGCTGCTGGGTATAGAACCTAACAGACCAATTTTTGTTCAAGAATTGATGTCACCCTACTTTTATTCGCTATTCAAACGTGCAAAGGATC TTCAATCAAGAGGTGTGCTCAAGTATGTGTGGTTCAGGAATAACGAGCTTCTGATTAAGAAATCAAACTCAAATAAAGCCATTCAAATCAGATATGTTGAGGACATAGGTGCTTTGGTTGGGGATAATCCTCAGTATTCGAGAGACGATTTGAAATGTTGGAGGATTGTGTAA
- the LOC111050891 gene encoding guanine nucleotide-binding protein subunit beta-1 has protein sequence MNELDSLRQEAETLKNAIRDARKAACDTSLVQATSNMEPIGRIQMRTRRTLRGHLAKIYAMHWGSDSRNLVSASQDGKLIVWDSYTTNKVHAIPLRSSWVMTCAYAPSGSYVACGGLDNICSIYSLKTREGNVRVSRELPGHTGYLSCCRFLDDNQIVTSSGDMSWLVNHLFYVECISYPLKIHNYIFIDCTSECVKLWDIREGSCKQTFPGHESDINAVTFFPNGFAFATGSDDATCRLFDIRSDQELAMYSHDNIICGITSVAFSKSGRLLLAGYDDFNCNVWDSMKTERAGILAGHDNRVSCLGVTEDGMAVATGSWDSFLRIWN, from the exons GATGCGCGGAAAGCAGCTTGTGACACAAGCCTGGTGCAGGCGACTAGTAATATGGAGCCGATCGGAAGGATACAGATGCGGACCCGACGCACACTCCGCGGCCATcttgccaaaatctacgccatGCACTGGGGCTCTGACTCAAG GAATTTAGTATCAGCGTCACAGGATGGCAAGCTCATAGTATGGGATAGTTATACAACAAACAAAGTTCATGCAATCCCTCTGCGTTCAAGTTGGGTGATGACTTGTGCCTATGCGCCTTCAGGAAGTTACGTAGCTTGTGGAGGCCTTGACAACATCTGCTCCATATACAG tttgaaaacaAGAGAAGGAAACGTTAGAGTTAGCCGAGAATTGCCCGGACACACAGGCTACCTATCATGCTGCCGTTTCCTCGACGACAACCAAATAGTTACCAGCTCAGGGGACATGTCATGGTTAgtaaatcatttattttatgttgaatGCATATCCTATCCATTAAAAATTcacaattatatatttatagatTGCACTTCAGAGTGCGTAAAA TTATGGGATATTAGAGAAGGTTCATGCAAGCAAACGTTTCCAGGCCATGAATCTGATATTAACGCAGTAACA TTTTTCCCGAACGGATTCGCATTCGCAACTGGTTCAGATGACGCGACATGCCGCCTTTTTGATATCCGCTCTGACCAGGAGCTGGCAATGTACTCGCACGATAACATTATTTGCGGAATAACATCAGTAGCTTTCTCGAAATCCGGTCGACTGCTGCTCGCTGGCTACGACGACTTCAACTGCAACGTCTGGGATTCAATGAAGACCGAACGAGCGG GTATTCTGGCTGGACATGACAACCGAGTGAGCTGTTTGGGAGTGACTGAAGACGGAATGGCTGTGGCGACTGGATCCTGGGACAGTTTCCTCAGAATTTGGAACTAA